Proteins encoded in a region of the Acidobacteriota bacterium genome:
- the egtB gene encoding ergothioneine biosynthesis protein EgtB, whose amino-acid sequence MNRSELSSAFQTVRQTTRDLCRPLCTEDYVIQSMPDVSPPKWHLGHTTWFFERIILERFAEGYRAFHPRYYFVFNSYYQSFGERVARDIRGTLSRPTVEEVYAYRASVDEKLVDLVEELDSGRFAGFADLVELGLHHEQQHQELLVTDVKHILASNPLRPSYRDCDEAGSRDPARPSPATFHEFAGGMFEMGAPDQGFAWDNERPRHKTWLSDFGLMDRLVTCGEYLDFINDGGYRDPLLWLSDGWDAVSENGWDAPLYWERRDGDWEIVTLRGSRPLNLDEPAAHVSFYEAAAYARWADKRLPTEAEWERAARQHGRSMQGNFLEDGRFHPAPGGCGSGEGQPEVRQLFGDVWEWTGSAYLPYPGYRQDRGPLGEYNGKFMSNQMVLRGGSCATPKSHIRPSYRNFFQCDKRWQFTGIRLAKDLH is encoded by the coding sequence ATGAATCGATCCGAGCTCTCGAGCGCTTTTCAGACGGTCAGGCAAACCACCCGGGATCTCTGCCGGCCCCTCTGCACCGAGGACTACGTGATTCAGTCCATGCCCGACGTCAGTCCTCCCAAGTGGCACCTGGGGCACACCACCTGGTTCTTCGAGCGAATCATCCTGGAACGATTTGCCGAAGGCTATCGGGCCTTTCATCCCCGCTATTACTTTGTCTTCAACTCCTACTACCAGAGTTTCGGGGAGCGAGTGGCGCGGGACATTCGAGGAACCCTCTCCCGGCCGACGGTGGAGGAGGTCTATGCCTACCGCGCCAGCGTGGACGAGAAGCTGGTGGACCTGGTGGAGGAGCTGGACTCGGGGCGTTTCGCCGGGTTCGCGGACTTGGTGGAGCTGGGGCTGCACCACGAGCAACAGCATCAGGAACTGCTGGTTACCGATGTCAAGCACATCCTGGCCAGCAATCCCTTGAGACCTAGCTATCGCGATTGCGATGAAGCGGGAAGCCGCGATCCTGCCCGACCGTCCCCTGCGACATTTCACGAGTTCGCAGGCGGCATGTTCGAGATGGGAGCTCCCGACCAGGGATTTGCCTGGGACAACGAGCGGCCCCGGCACAAGACATGGCTCTCCGACTTCGGCCTGATGGATCGACTGGTGACTTGCGGTGAGTACCTGGATTTCATCAACGACGGCGGGTATCGGGACCCCTTGCTGTGGCTCTCCGATGGCTGGGACGCCGTCAGCGAAAACGGCTGGGACGCGCCTCTCTACTGGGAGCGGCGCGACGGCGATTGGGAGATCGTCACCCTGCGCGGGTCCCGTCCGCTGAACCTGGACGAGCCGGCGGCCCACGTCAGCTTCTATGAAGCGGCCGCCTATGCCCGTTGGGCGGACAAGCGCCTGCCGACCGAGGCGGAATGGGAAAGGGCCGCCCGGCAGCATGGACGTTCGATGCAGGGGAACTTTCTGGAAGACGGCCGCTTCCATCCGGCTCCCGGGGGATGCGGGTCCGGGGAGGGGCAGCCCGAGGTGCGCCAACTATTCGGGGACGTCTGGGAATGGACGGGAAGCGCCTACCTGCCCTATCCCGGGTACCGCCAGGACCGGGGTCCGCTCGGCGAGTACAACGGAAAGTTCATGAGCAACCAGATGGTTCTGAGAGGTGGGTCCTGCGCCACGCCCAAAAGCCACATTCGCCCGAGCTACCGCAACTTCTTTCAGTGCGACAAGCGCTGGCAGTTCACGGGCATTCGACTGGCGAAGGACCTGCATTGA
- a CDS encoding deoxyribodipyrimidine photo-lyase, producing the protein MRTIVWFRGKDLRVGDHEPLAKAAAEGEVIPLFVLEPRFFGPGRARRAPHRMQFLLESLAGLQEGLSQRGSGLVLLEGPSTSVLPRVAAQWKVDRVWAHRGSEPGGRARDDEVARALEVPLRLFEGETLAPPGSIRTRAGRPFLVFTAFNRAFLKEASAGWARPAPESLPPLPAGLGLWTGGVPDCSDIGLELNSRVREGGEQAGRKRLRTFFAGSPSLYETLRHRLDVGVTSHLSADLKFGTLSAREVWQRSWENHRDTPSGTAFRDQLLWRDFGYHTLWDRPEVLERPFRNDFLGFPWEFDEKLWTAWTEGRTGFPLVDASSRQLLREGWVPNRARMVSASFLTKHLLIDYRLGEAHYMKYLVDGDPAQNNLGWQWSAGCGCDAQPYFRVFNPVLQGDRFDPTGAYVRRWLPRLERLPERYIHRPWAAPASVLEEAGVRLGQDYPYPVVDHSLARDRFLKVARDYLHGRGSKAGG; encoded by the coding sequence TTGCGCACCATCGTCTGGTTTCGGGGAAAAGACCTGCGGGTCGGGGATCACGAGCCCCTTGCCAAGGCGGCCGCCGAGGGTGAGGTGATTCCCCTGTTCGTTCTCGAACCCCGCTTCTTCGGACCGGGCCGGGCGCGCCGCGCGCCCCACCGGATGCAGTTCCTGCTGGAATCGCTGGCGGGGCTTCAGGAGGGTCTGTCGCAGCGGGGCAGCGGATTGGTTCTGCTGGAAGGACCGAGCACGTCGGTGCTGCCGAGAGTAGCCGCCCAGTGGAAGGTCGATCGCGTCTGGGCCCATCGTGGCTCCGAACCCGGCGGCCGCGCTCGGGACGACGAGGTAGCCCGCGCTCTGGAGGTCCCCCTCAGGCTTTTCGAGGGCGAAACGCTCGCCCCTCCGGGGAGCATTCGGACCCGGGCTGGGCGGCCCTTTTTGGTCTTCACAGCCTTCAATCGGGCTTTCCTGAAAGAAGCATCCGCCGGCTGGGCGCGCCCCGCTCCCGAGAGCCTGCCCCCACTGCCTGCCGGCCTCGGCCTATGGACCGGCGGAGTGCCGGATTGCTCCGACATCGGACTCGAACTCAATTCGAGGGTGCGTGAAGGGGGAGAGCAAGCCGGCCGCAAGCGCCTGCGGACGTTTTTCGCCGGCTCGCCCAGCCTCTACGAAACTCTCCGGCACCGTCTGGACGTGGGGGTGACCAGCCACCTCTCGGCGGATCTCAAGTTCGGAACCCTTTCGGCCCGGGAGGTCTGGCAGCGGTCGTGGGAAAACCATCGGGACACCCCCTCGGGCACGGCATTCAGGGATCAGCTCCTGTGGCGGGACTTCGGCTACCACACCTTGTGGGACCGCCCAGAGGTGCTGGAGCGTCCCTTCCGGAATGACTTCCTTGGCTTTCCCTGGGAATTCGACGAAAAGCTCTGGACCGCCTGGACCGAAGGCCGTACCGGCTTCCCCCTGGTGGACGCCTCGTCCCGGCAGTTGCTGCGGGAAGGCTGGGTCCCCAACCGGGCACGGATGGTATCGGCCAGCTTTCTGACCAAGCACCTGCTCATCGACTATCGGCTGGGCGAAGCCCATTACATGAAGTACCTGGTGGACGGCGACCCGGCCCAGAACAACCTGGGCTGGCAATGGTCGGCGGGTTGCGGCTGCGACGCCCAACCCTACTTCCGGGTGTTCAACCCCGTCCTCCAGGGAGATCGATTCGACCCCACGGGAGCCTATGTGAGACGATGGCTCCCCCGGTTGGAGCGGCTACCCGAACGTTATATCCACCGTCCCTGGGCGGCCCCCGCCAGCGTCCTCGAGGAGGCGGGCGTCCGCCTGGGACAGGATTATCCCTATCCCGTGGTGGACCATTCCCTGGCCCGGGACCGGTTTCTCAAGGTAGCGCGGGATTATCTGCACGGCCGGGGAAGCAAGGCGGGAGGGTAG
- a CDS encoding tryptophan-rich sensory protein, whose translation MQSLGVLAALLLVCLGAGYLGSLATAESVKDWYPGLIKPPGTPPDSVFGPVWTVLFVLMAVAAWQVWTRSGFEGARLAFALFGMQLLLNIAWSFLFFGLRQPGAALVEILLLWVAILITLLAFKPHSLVAALLLLPYLAWVGYATYLNYGIWRLNS comes from the coding sequence ATGCAATCTCTGGGCGTGCTGGCTGCACTGCTCCTGGTGTGTCTGGGAGCCGGCTATCTCGGCTCGCTGGCGACGGCGGAATCGGTCAAGGACTGGTACCCCGGGCTCATTAAGCCGCCCGGGACGCCGCCGGACAGCGTCTTCGGACCGGTGTGGACCGTTCTCTTCGTGTTGATGGCGGTGGCGGCCTGGCAGGTCTGGACCCGGTCGGGGTTCGAGGGAGCCCGGCTGGCCTTTGCCCTGTTCGGGATGCAGCTATTGCTCAATATCGCCTGGTCCTTCCTCTTTTTCGGCCTGCGCCAGCCCGGCGCCGCCCTGGTCGAGATCCTGCTGCTCTGGGTGGCGATCCTGATCACCCTTCTGGCTTTCAAACCCCACAGCCTGGTGGCGGCTCTGCTTCTGCTGCCCTACCTCGCCTGGGTGGGATACGCTACCTATCTGAACTACGGCATCTGGAGATTGAATTCCTGA
- a CDS encoding SDR family oxidoreductase — protein MRQQLKLPLVDAGEPRLRSVEAGGRILVTGATGYIGGRLLARLEEQARSVRCLARHPKFLRVRVGPGTEVVGGDLTRPGTLPTAMRGVSTAYYLVHSMASGDSFAEADRLAARAFAEAARAAGVGRIVYLGGLGGQEDLSSHLASRQEVGRILRHSGVPTLEFRASIIVGSGSLSFEMIRALVDRLPVMITPRWVRTLSQPIAVEDVIAYLVAALDLPGSESRVFEIGGRDRASYGDIMREYARQRGLRRVMIPVPLLSPRLSGLWLGLVTPVYARVGRKLVDSLRNETVVKKPEALDRFDIRPRTLRESIARALVNEDRQFAQTRWSDALSSSGTVRGMAGVRYGARLVDSRAQKVEAGAGAAFAPIRKIGGKAGWYAFNWLWRLRGWLDLMAGGPGLRRGRKDPEHPAVGETIDFWRVEAYEPDRLLRLLAEMRLPGRAWLQFEVETSGSGSVIRQTAEFEPLGLAGLAYWYVLYPLHRLIFEGMLRRIARLSGEQQAAATCREEA, from the coding sequence ATTAGGCAGCAACTGAAATTGCCTTTGGTCGACGCCGGCGAACCGAGATTGCGTTCGGTCGAAGCCGGAGGACGGATACTGGTTACGGGAGCCACCGGATACATCGGCGGCAGGCTGCTGGCGCGACTCGAGGAGCAAGCCCGGTCGGTCCGCTGCCTGGCGCGGCACCCGAAGTTTCTCCGGGTGCGGGTCGGCCCCGGCACCGAGGTGGTCGGAGGTGACCTGACGCGGCCGGGGACGCTTCCGACCGCCATGCGAGGCGTCTCGACGGCCTATTACCTGGTCCATTCCATGGCGTCGGGGGACAGCTTTGCCGAAGCGGACCGGCTTGCCGCCAGAGCCTTTGCGGAGGCGGCCCGCGCGGCAGGGGTGGGGCGGATCGTGTACCTGGGAGGCCTGGGCGGTCAGGAGGATCTTTCCAGCCACCTGGCCAGCCGCCAGGAGGTGGGCCGAATCCTCAGGCATTCCGGCGTCCCCACGCTGGAGTTTCGCGCCTCCATCATCGTCGGATCGGGCAGCCTTTCGTTTGAGATGATTCGCGCCCTGGTGGACCGGCTGCCGGTGATGATTACGCCGCGATGGGTGCGAACCCTGTCTCAGCCAATCGCCGTCGAGGATGTGATCGCATACCTGGTGGCTGCGCTGGACCTTCCCGGTTCCGAGAGCCGCGTCTTCGAGATCGGCGGTCGGGACCGGGCTTCCTATGGCGACATCATGAGGGAATACGCCAGGCAGCGCGGACTCCGCCGTGTGATGATCCCGGTTCCCCTTCTGTCCCCGAGGCTGTCGGGCTTGTGGCTTGGCCTGGTCACCCCGGTCTATGCTCGTGTGGGCCGCAAGCTCGTCGACAGCCTCAGAAACGAAACCGTCGTCAAAAAACCGGAGGCGCTCGACAGATTCGACATCCGTCCGCGCACACTCCGGGAATCGATTGCCCGCGCCCTGGTGAACGAAGATCGTCAATTCGCCCAGACCCGCTGGTCCGATGCCCTCTCCTCGTCGGGGACGGTCCGGGGAATGGCCGGTGTGCGCTACGGCGCCCGGCTGGTCGACTCCCGGGCGCAAAAGGTCGAAGCCGGGGCCGGCGCCGCCTTCGCACCGATCCGCAAGATTGGAGGAAAGGCCGGATGGTACGCCTTCAACTGGCTCTGGAGGCTACGGGGGTGGCTGGATCTGATGGCCGGCGGACCGGGACTGAGGCGCGGCCGCAAGGATCCGGAACATCCGGCGGTGGGGGAGACCATCGACTTCTGGCGGGTCGAGGCCTACGAGCCCGATCGCCTGCTGCGACTGTTGGCGGAAATGCGGCTGCCGGGCCGAGCCTGGCTGCAGTTCGAGGTGGAGACTTCCGGGTCCGGATCGGTCATTCGGCAGACAGCCGAGTTCGAACCCCTGGGACTGGCGGGCCTGGCCTACTGGTATGTTCTCTATCCTCTCCACCGGTTGATCTTCGAGGGCATGCTCAGGCGCATCGCCCGGCTCTCGGGTGAACAACAGGCAGCGGCGACATGCCGCGAGGAGGCTTAA
- a CDS encoding SRPBCC family protein, which produces MRLFELHSAVLIRRTPEEIFPFFADARNLDLLTPPWLHFQIVDPSPTAILPGTEIDYRLRLRGVPLRWRSRITAWNPPSLFVDEQVRGPYRRWIHRHRFRPVEGGTLVEDRVRYAVWGGRLVDRWLVAPDLSRIFRYRRERLLERFPD; this is translated from the coding sequence GTGAGATTATTCGAATTGCACAGTGCGGTCCTGATCCGGCGGACTCCGGAGGAGATATTTCCCTTTTTCGCGGATGCACGGAACCTGGATCTGCTGACTCCGCCCTGGTTGCACTTTCAAATCGTCGACCCCTCGCCGACTGCCATCCTGCCAGGCACGGAAATCGACTACCGCCTCCGGCTCCGGGGGGTTCCCCTGCGTTGGCGGAGCCGCATCACGGCCTGGAATCCCCCCAGTCTCTTTGTGGATGAACAGGTCCGGGGTCCCTATCGCCGATGGATTCACCGGCACCGCTTCCGGCCGGTGGAGGGCGGCACGCTGGTCGAGGATCGCGTGCGGTATGCCGTCTGGGGAGGCCGGCTGGTCGACCGCTGGTTGGTGGCTCCGGATCTGTCCCGGATCTTTCGCTATCGCCGGGAACGGCTGCTCGAGCGCTTTCCGGATTAG
- a CDS encoding ABC transporter permease/substrate-binding protein → MTETALADQLRLLPDYLGHHLTLTLVALSSGIALCLPLAILVTRVQSLQWPVLTVASVAQTIPGLALLALMVPLLGQIGFLPAFIALLLYSMLPILRNTVTGILGVAPDILEAAEGLGMTSRQRLFRVELPLAAPVIIAGIRTATVWVVGSATLSTPVGATSLGNYIFSGLQTQNFTAVLVGCAAAAVLAIVLDQLIRLGEMAVAGRSRTKGWLAGAGLLFILLSTLILQIPTARGSAAVVVGAKPFTEQYVLAEAIAQRLTQAGLQAENRSSMGSMILFDALTAGHVDCYVDYSGTIWANVMKRRDLPPRADLLEQMKDWLQREHQVRVLGALGFENNYGLAVPRHKAEALKLASIQDLTGHAPQMTIGADFEFFARPEWVALREAYRLDFRERRTFDPSLMYAAAREGVVDVISAYTTDGRIIEYDLAVLADPLQALPPYDAVLVLSPAAARRGELVKALEVFDGIIDDGTMRAANKRVDVDGESPAQAARFLLEAVGLSSPAKGGEGADS, encoded by the coding sequence ATGACCGAGACGGCGTTGGCCGACCAGTTGAGGCTCCTTCCAGACTACCTGGGGCATCACCTGACCCTGACCCTGGTGGCCCTGTCCAGCGGAATCGCCTTGTGCCTGCCCCTGGCCATCCTGGTGACCCGGGTACAATCGCTGCAATGGCCGGTGCTCACGGTCGCCAGCGTGGCCCAGACCATCCCCGGGCTGGCCCTGCTGGCGCTGATGGTTCCCCTGCTTGGCCAGATCGGCTTCCTGCCCGCCTTCATCGCCCTGCTGCTCTACAGCATGCTGCCGATCCTGCGCAACACCGTCACCGGCATCCTGGGGGTGGCCCCGGACATCCTGGAAGCCGCCGAGGGCCTGGGCATGACCTCTCGGCAGAGACTCTTCCGGGTGGAGCTGCCGCTGGCGGCTCCGGTGATCATCGCCGGCATCCGCACGGCCACCGTCTGGGTGGTGGGATCGGCCACCCTTTCCACTCCGGTCGGCGCCACCAGCCTGGGCAACTACATCTTCAGCGGCCTGCAGACCCAGAACTTCACCGCGGTCCTGGTCGGCTGTGCGGCCGCGGCGGTGCTGGCGATCGTGCTGGATCAGCTCATTCGTCTGGGGGAGATGGCCGTGGCCGGCCGCAGCCGAACCAAGGGCTGGCTGGCGGGGGCCGGCCTGCTGTTCATTCTGCTCTCGACCCTGATTCTGCAGATTCCCACCGCCAGGGGGTCGGCCGCGGTGGTGGTCGGGGCCAAGCCCTTCACCGAGCAGTACGTATTGGCTGAGGCAATCGCCCAGAGATTGACCCAAGCCGGCCTGCAAGCCGAGAACCGATCCAGCATGGGCTCCATGATCCTGTTCGACGCCCTGACCGCCGGCCACGTCGATTGCTACGTGGACTACTCGGGTACCATCTGGGCCAACGTCATGAAGCGGCGGGACCTTCCCCCGCGGGCGGATCTGCTGGAACAGATGAAGGACTGGCTCCAGCGGGAGCACCAGGTCCGGGTCCTGGGGGCGCTGGGGTTCGAGAACAACTACGGCCTGGCAGTTCCCAGGCACAAGGCGGAGGCCTTGAAGCTCGCCTCCATTCAGGACCTCACCGGCCACGCCCCTCAAATGACGATCGGGGCCGATTTCGAGTTCTTTGCCCGGCCCGAATGGGTAGCGTTGCGAGAGGCTTACCGTCTTGACTTCAGAGAACGGCGAACCTTCGATCCCAGCCTCATGTACGCCGCCGCCCGCGAGGGAGTGGTGGATGTCATCTCCGCCTATACGACCGACGGCCGCATCATCGAGTATGACCTGGCGGTCCTGGCCGATCCGCTGCAGGCGCTGCCTCCCTATGACGCGGTGCTGGTGCTTTCGCCGGCTGCCGCCCGCAGGGGCGAACTGGTCAAGGCGCTGGAGGTCTTTGACGGGATTATCGATGACGGGACCATGAGAGCCGCCAACAAGCGGGTGGACGTGGATGGGGAGTCTCCCGCCCAGGCCGCCCGCTTTCTGCTGGAGGCCGTCGGGTTGTCGTCCCCGGCCAAGGGTGGCGAGGGGGCCGATTCCTGA